From a single Collimonas pratensis genomic region:
- a CDS encoding efflux RND transporter permease subunit encodes MNISKFFIDRPIFAGVLSAIILIGGLISMLSLPISEYPEVIPPSVIVKAQYPGANPQTIAETVATPIEEQINGVEGMLYMSSQATSDGLMTLTITFKLGTSPDLAQQLVQNRVNQALPRLPDVVQRLGVTTVKSSPNLTMVVHLLSPNDRYDMAYLRNYAVLNVKDRLARLPGIGSVQLFGSGDYSMRVWLDPRKVAERGLAATDVVNAIREQNVNVAAGVIGASPAVPGVNYQISVNARGRLANEEEFGNIVIRTSPDGVVTYLKDVARIELGASEYALRLLLDNKQAVAIPIFQAPGSNALEISDNVRATMAELKKDMPEGVDYKIVYDPTQFVRSSIEAVVHTLLEAILLVVIVVIIFLQTWRASIIPLLAVPVSVIGTFAVMMGLGFSINALSLFGLVLAIGIVVDDAIVVVENVERNIENGLSAKEATYKAMREVSGPIVAIALTLCAVFVPLAFVSGLTGEFFKQFALTIAISTVISAFNSLTLSPALAALLLKGHGAKKDGFQRAIDRVFGGFFSMFNKVFHRGSTSYGEGVTGILKRKTAALGVYAVLIGLTMLLFHTVPNGFIPAQDKQYLVGFAQLPDAASLDRTEDVMRKMSEIALKQPGVESAVAFPGLSINGFVNSPNSGIVFTTLKPFDERRSADQSGEAIAQQLNQKFSAIQGAFIAVFPPPPVQGLGTIGGFKLQIEDRGALGNQALNDALQAFMAKAHQAPELAGMFSSFQINVPQLYADVDRVRAQQLGVSIPSVFDTLQIYLGSLYVNDFNKFGRTFQVRVQADAPFRAHAEDIGLLKARNDKGEMVPLSSLLKMTQSYGPDQAVRYNAFPSADVNGGPAPGYSTGQAQAVVERIAAETLPRGISYEWTEITYQDKIAGNTLFIILPLSILLVFFVLAAQYESLTLPLAVLLIVPMGILSAIAGVWLTRGDNNIFTQISLIVLVGLACKNAILIVEFAHELELQGRSIYAAAIEAARLRLRPILMTSIAFIAGVVPLILSSGAGAEMRHAMGVAVFSGMIGVTAFGLFLTPIFYVLLRTLASRWTTGSKHEAEAYTGPGHAPHGSVTPAIVSSAQIEGI; translated from the coding sequence ATGAATATTTCTAAATTCTTTATCGACCGCCCGATCTTTGCGGGCGTGCTATCTGCGATCATCCTGATCGGCGGCCTGATTTCCATGCTCAGCCTGCCGATCTCCGAGTACCCGGAAGTGATTCCGCCCTCCGTCATCGTCAAGGCGCAGTATCCGGGCGCCAATCCGCAAACCATCGCGGAAACCGTCGCCACGCCGATCGAAGAACAGATCAACGGCGTCGAAGGCATGCTCTACATGTCCTCGCAAGCGACTTCCGACGGCCTGATGACGCTGACCATCACCTTCAAGCTCGGCACCTCGCCCGACCTGGCGCAGCAGCTGGTGCAGAACCGCGTCAACCAGGCGTTGCCGCGCTTGCCGGATGTGGTGCAGCGGCTGGGCGTGACCACCGTCAAGAGTTCACCCAACCTGACCATGGTGGTGCACTTGCTGTCGCCGAACGACCGCTACGACATGGCTTACCTGCGCAATTACGCGGTGCTGAACGTCAAGGACCGGCTGGCACGCCTGCCCGGCATCGGTTCGGTGCAGCTTTTCGGTTCCGGTGACTATTCGATGCGGGTCTGGCTCGATCCGCGCAAGGTAGCTGAGCGCGGCCTGGCCGCCACCGATGTGGTGAACGCCATCCGCGAACAGAACGTCAATGTTGCCGCCGGCGTGATCGGCGCTTCGCCCGCGGTTCCCGGCGTCAATTACCAGATTTCGGTGAACGCTCGCGGCCGCCTGGCCAATGAAGAAGAGTTCGGCAACATCGTCATCCGCACCTCGCCCGACGGCGTCGTGACCTACCTGAAAGACGTGGCGCGCATCGAACTCGGCGCCAGCGAATACGCCTTGCGCTTGCTGCTGGACAACAAGCAGGCGGTGGCGATTCCGATCTTCCAGGCGCCAGGCTCCAACGCCCTGGAAATCTCCGACAACGTGCGCGCCACCATGGCCGAGCTGAAGAAAGACATGCCGGAAGGCGTCGACTACAAGATCGTCTACGATCCGACCCAGTTTGTCCGCTCCTCGATCGAAGCCGTGGTGCATACCCTGCTGGAAGCGATCCTGCTGGTGGTGATCGTGGTGATCATCTTCCTGCAAACCTGGCGCGCCTCGATCATTCCGTTGCTGGCAGTGCCGGTCTCGGTCATCGGTACTTTTGCGGTGATGATGGGCCTGGGCTTTTCGATCAACGCGCTGAGCCTGTTCGGGCTGGTGCTGGCGATCGGGATCGTGGTCGATGACGCCATCGTGGTGGTGGAAAACGTCGAGCGCAATATCGAAAACGGTTTGTCCGCCAAGGAAGCGACGTACAAAGCAATGCGTGAAGTCTCCGGACCGATCGTGGCAATCGCCCTGACCCTGTGCGCGGTGTTCGTACCTTTGGCTTTCGTCAGCGGCCTCACCGGCGAGTTCTTCAAGCAGTTCGCCCTGACCATCGCCATCTCGACCGTGATTTCGGCCTTCAACTCGCTGACCCTGTCGCCTGCCCTGGCCGCCCTGCTGCTGAAAGGCCACGGCGCCAAGAAGGACGGCTTCCAGCGCGCCATCGACCGTGTCTTCGGCGGCTTCTTCTCGATGTTCAACAAGGTCTTCCATCGCGGTTCCACCTCGTACGGCGAAGGCGTCACCGGCATCCTGAAGCGCAAGACTGCCGCCCTCGGCGTGTATGCCGTGCTGATCGGCCTGACCATGCTGCTATTCCACACTGTGCCGAACGGTTTCATCCCGGCGCAGGACAAGCAGTACCTGGTCGGCTTCGCCCAGCTGCCTGACGCGGCCTCGCTCGACCGTACCGAAGATGTGATGCGCAAGATGTCCGAGATCGCGCTGAAACAGCCTGGCGTGGAATCGGCGGTGGCCTTCCCTGGCCTGTCGATCAACGGCTTCGTCAACAGCCCGAACTCCGGCATCGTGTTCACCACGCTGAAGCCGTTCGACGAACGCCGCAGCGCCGACCAAAGCGGCGAAGCGATTGCGCAGCAGCTGAACCAGAAATTCTCGGCCATCCAGGGCGCTTTCATTGCCGTGTTCCCACCGCCGCCGGTACAGGGGCTAGGCACCATCGGCGGCTTCAAGCTGCAGATCGAAGACCGTGGCGCGCTGGGCAACCAGGCCTTGAACGACGCCCTGCAAGCCTTCATGGCGAAAGCGCACCAGGCGCCGGAACTGGCCGGCATGTTCTCCAGCTTCCAGATCAACGTGCCGCAACTGTACGCCGACGTCGACCGTGTCCGCGCCCAGCAGCTGGGAGTATCCATCCCTTCGGTGTTCGACACCTTGCAGATCTACCTCGGTTCCTTGTACGTGAACGATTTCAACAAGTTCGGCCGCACCTTCCAGGTACGGGTCCAGGCTGATGCGCCCTTCCGCGCTCACGCCGAAGATATCGGCTTGCTGAAAGCGCGCAACGACAAGGGTGAAATGGTGCCGTTGTCCTCGCTGCTGAAGATGACGCAAAGCTACGGCCCCGACCAGGCTGTGCGCTACAACGCCTTCCCCTCGGCCGATGTCAACGGTGGCCCGGCGCCAGGCTACAGCACCGGCCAGGCCCAGGCAGTGGTGGAACGCATCGCGGCCGAGACCCTGCCGCGCGGCATCAGCTACGAATGGACTGAAATCACGTATCAGGACAAAATCGCCGGCAATACCCTGTTCATCATCTTGCCGCTGTCGATCCTGCTGGTGTTCTTCGTGCTCGCTGCCCAATATGAAAGCCTGACCTTGCCGCTGGCGGTATTGCTGATCGTGCCGATGGGGATCCTGTCGGCGATTGCCGGCGTCTGGCTGACCCGTGGCGACAACAACATCTTCACCCAGATCAGTCTGATCGTGCTAGTGGGGCTGGCGTGTAAGAACGCCATCCTGATTGTCGAGTTCGCCCACGAGCTGGAGCTGCAAGGCCGCTCCATCTACGCTGCGGCGATCGAAGCTGCCCGCCTGCGTCTGCGGCCTATCCTGATGACCTCGATCGCCTTTATCGCCGGTGTCGTGCCGCTGATCCTGTCGAGCGGCGCGGGCGCCGAAATGCGCCATGCGATGGGCGTGGCGGTGTTCTCGGGAATGATCGGGGTGACAGCTTTCGGGCTGTTCCTGACGCCGATCTTTTATGTACTGCTGCGCACCCTGGCATCGCGCTGGACAACCGGCAGCAAGCATGAAGCCGAGGCCTATACCGGTCCGGGTCATGCGCCGCACGGCAGCGTCACACCTGCGATTGTCAGCAGCGCGCAAATTGAAGGAATCTGA